In Sphingobacteriaceae bacterium, the following are encoded in one genomic region:
- a CDS encoding PD40 domain-containing protein: protein MKIYLYLTLFLSSFVYTSISQEKHLLNLTKLTNGGDNAEAYFSPNGKQVSFQSNYKNWGVQCDQIFLMEIEKAKADSNYKPQKVSTGKGRTTCSYIMPNGKDILYASTHLINDSCPPIPEIKGKYLWPVYNSYDIFVADVKGKIKKQLTNTQGYDAEATISPQGDKIVFTSDRSGDLELWTMDIDGKNQKQITNGLGYDGGAFFSPDGKKLVFRSSRPSTEEEVKEYKELLSQGLVAPTKMEIYTCNVDGSDLKQITHLGKANWAPYFHPSGQKIIFSSNHHSQKGYDFQLYLINTDGSGLEQITFESMFNAFPMFSPDGKKLIFSSNRKNHGTRDTNLFIADWMD from the coding sequence ATGAAAATATATTTATACCTCACCTTATTTCTGTCTTCCTTCGTATATACAAGCATTTCACAAGAAAAACATTTATTAAACTTAACCAAACTAACTAATGGAGGCGATAATGCCGAAGCTTATTTTAGTCCGAATGGTAAACAAGTTTCTTTTCAAAGTAATTATAAAAATTGGGGGGTGCAATGTGACCAGATATTTTTAATGGAGATAGAAAAAGCAAAAGCCGATAGTAATTATAAACCACAAAAAGTGAGTACCGGAAAAGGAAGAACCACTTGCAGTTATATTATGCCCAATGGTAAAGATATTTTATATGCCAGTACACATTTGATAAACGATAGTTGCCCGCCCATCCCTGAAATAAAAGGGAAATATTTATGGCCTGTATATAACAGCTATGATATTTTTGTGGCAGATGTAAAGGGAAAAATAAAAAAACAATTAACCAATACACAAGGGTATGATGCTGAAGCAACTATTTCGCCACAAGGAGATAAAATTGTTTTTACAAGCGACAGAAGCGGAGATTTGGAATTATGGACTATGGATATAGACGGGAAAAATCAAAAACAGATTACCAATGGTTTAGGTTATGATGGTGGCGCTTTCTTTTCACCCGATGGTAAGAAATTGGTTTTTCGATCATCACGACCTAGCACAGAAGAAGAAGTAAAAGAGTATAAAGAACTTTTAAGCCAGGGATTAGTTGCCCCAACAAAAATGGAAATTTACACGTGTAATGTGGACGGAAGTGATTTAAAACAAATTACCCATTTGGGAAAAGCCAACTGGGCTCCCTATTTTCATCCTTCGGGACAAAAAATTATTTTTTCAAGTAATCACCATAGCCAAAAAGGTTATGATTTTCAGTTATACCTAATTAATACAGATGGAAGTGGATTGGAACAAATTACTTTTGAAAGTATGTTTAATGCATTCCCGATGTTTTCTCCGGATGGAAAAAAATTAATTTTTAGTTCAAACCGAAAAAATCACGGAACAAGAGATACCAATTTGTTTATTGCAGATTGGATGGATTAA
- a CDS encoding tRNA-(ms[2]io[6]A)-hydroxylase → MQLRLPLVKASKPEWIKAVLNNFPEFLIDHANCERKASAFAMSLIAKYPNKKEIIPQLIEIALEELEHFRDVYHLIEEKGLQMPHEIQEDQYVKELLKLCRNGREDNFLDRLLIGSVIEARGAERFKILYENINEAELKKFYHELWASEAKHGDVFVKMALQFYTEEIVYKRLQEINEAEGAIVDSLPINGLMH, encoded by the coding sequence ATGCAACTTCGTCTTCCATTGGTAAAAGCTTCTAAGCCCGAATGGATTAAAGCGGTGTTGAATAATTTTCCGGAATTTTTAATTGATCATGCTAATTGTGAGCGAAAAGCTTCGGCCTTTGCCATGAGTTTAATTGCCAAATATCCCAATAAAAAAGAAATTATTCCTCAACTTATTGAAATTGCTTTGGAAGAGCTAGAACATTTTAGAGACGTTTATCATTTAATTGAAGAAAAAGGTTTACAAATGCCTCATGAAATTCAGGAGGACCAATATGTAAAAGAACTTTTAAAATTATGTAGAAACGGAAGAGAAGATAATTTTTTAGATCGATTATTAATTGGTTCTGTGATTGAAGCCAGAGGAGCAGAACGTTTTAAAATACTTTATGAAAATATCAACGAAGCTGAATTAAAAAAGTTTTACCACGAACTTTGGGCCAGTGAAGCCAAGCACGGGGATGTATTTGTAAAAATGGCACTTCAATTTTATACAGAGGAAATCGTTTATAAAAGATTACAGGAGATAAATGAAGCGGAAGGAGCTATTGTTGATTCGCTTCCCATTAACGGATTAATGCACTAA
- a CDS encoding pyruvate dehydrogenase complex E1 component subunit beta, whose protein sequence is MRVIEFREALREAMSEEMRRDDKIFLMGEEVAEYNGAYKVSKGMLAEFGAKRVIDTPIAELGFAGIAVGAAANGLRPIVEFMTFNFSLVAIDQVINSAAKMMSMSGGQYNCPIVFRGPTASAGMLSSQHSQAFENWYANCPGLKVVVPSNPYDAKGLLKSAIRDNDPVIFMESEQMYGDKGEVPEEEYIIPIGLADVKREGTDVTVVSFGKIIKVALAAAVELEKEGISVEVIDLRSVRPIDYASVIKSVEKTNRLVIVEEAWPLASISREIAYKVQKDAFDYLDAPIKAVTCADTPLPYAPTLIEASLPNVSRTVAAIKEVMYINH, encoded by the coding sequence ATGAGGGTAATTGAATTTAGAGAAGCCTTGCGCGAAGCCATGAGTGAAGAAATGCGCCGCGATGATAAAATATTTTTAATGGGTGAAGAAGTGGCCGAATATAACGGTGCTTATAAGGTGAGTAAGGGCATGTTGGCGGAATTTGGTGCTAAACGGGTAATTGATACGCCTATTGCCGAATTGGGTTTTGCAGGCATTGCAGTGGGTGCGGCAGCTAACGGTTTGCGACCTATAGTTGAGTTTATGACTTTTAATTTTTCATTAGTAGCCATTGATCAGGTTATTAATAGCGCTGCAAAAATGATGAGTATGAGCGGCGGTCAATATAACTGTCCCATTGTTTTTAGAGGTCCTACTGCTAGTGCCGGTATGTTAAGTTCTCAGCACTCACAAGCTTTTGAAAATTGGTACGCAAATTGTCCGGGTTTAAAAGTAGTGGTGCCCAGCAATCCATACGATGCCAAAGGATTATTGAAAAGCGCAATTAGAGATAATGATCCGGTAATATTCATGGAAAGTGAGCAAATGTATGGCGATAAAGGTGAAGTGCCTGAGGAAGAATACATCATACCCATTGGTTTAGCGGATGTGAAACGTGAAGGAACTGACGTTACCGTAGTTTCATTCGGAAAAATAATAAAAGTGGCGCTTGCCGCTGCTGTAGAATTAGAAAAAGAAGGAATTAGTGTAGAGGTTATTGATTTAAGATCGGTTCGTCCTATAGATTATGCAAGCGTTATTAAATCGGTAGAAAAAACAAATCGTTTAGTTATTGTGGAAGAAGCTTGGCCATTGGCCAGTATAAGCAGAGAGATTGCTTATAAAGTTCAAAAAGATGCATTTGATTATTTAGATGCCCCTATAAAAGCCGTTACTTGTGCTGATACGCCTTTACCCTACGCGCCAACTTTAATTGAAGCCAGTTTGCCCAACGTAAGCAGAACGGTTGCTGCCATAAAAGAAGTAATGTATATCAATCACTAA
- a CDS encoding gliding motility-associated C-terminal domain-containing protein, with product MGHASSGGGGYPEYCTECTTFTGIGVPYNGYMPSFQIPRSGNRYCFYTWYLNPFPTPPNDQREYIQNELRANLNAGKNYCVSFYVSLVNESKYAITNLGAYLDDGTIFTNHFGTSTLTPQIKSPDGVFITDTLNWVKIQGTFIADGTEKYLTLGSFKLNANTTFTPVFPSSTRNIADYYVDDVSVIEADLPAYAGRDTVLCIGDSVFIGRTPEIGLECVWHTSTSSVAINNGGGFWVKPATSQTYIVTQDVCGLIKKDTIQVQIKPPYNGPPIGLTANSPTACSNTTLTLNIQNNPPVLNSYNWLPLGVYTQTNNFVANAVIAQSTTFTLNINNLGQDTFCPFQRTASVSVSVPVFTDSPTLISNFNPVCPGDTIVLSYLNSAPGNTVTYQWLPASAYSSTTNLSAKSITQMGDTYSLNIMSSGNASICAFTRSLSISISVADTCFKELIIPNIFTPNNDNSNDVWSIYFPSGSALNFVEVYDRWGTLIFKRENLNFKKQGYTNIHWDGRNSSGEEMSSGVYFYVLSYQNRNGEQLVKKGNITLIR from the coding sequence TTGGGACACGCTTCGAGCGGGGGGGGGGGGTATCCGGAATATTGTACGGAATGTACGACTTTTACTGGTATTGGTGTGCCATATAATGGTTATATGCCTTCTTTTCAGATTCCAAGATCCGGCAATAGATATTGTTTTTATACTTGGTATTTAAACCCATTTCCAACGCCTCCAAATGATCAAAGAGAGTATATTCAAAATGAATTAAGAGCCAATTTAAATGCAGGAAAAAATTACTGTGTTTCTTTTTATGTTAGTTTAGTGAATGAAAGCAAATATGCAATAACAAATTTAGGTGCTTACCTGGATGACGGAACTATTTTTACTAATCATTTTGGAACAAGTACTTTAACCCCGCAAATTAAAAGCCCGGATGGTGTGTTTATTACTGATACCTTAAATTGGGTTAAAATACAAGGCACTTTTATTGCGGATGGTACGGAAAAATATTTAACGCTTGGCAGTTTCAAGTTAAACGCAAATACCACCTTTACTCCGGTTTTTCCATCATCAACTCGCAATATTGCAGATTACTACGTAGATGATGTTTCGGTTATTGAAGCTGATTTACCCGCTTACGCCGGTCGTGATACCGTTTTGTGCATTGGCGATAGTGTTTTTATAGGACGTACGCCGGAGATTGGCCTTGAATGCGTATGGCACACTTCGACAAGCTCAGTGGCTATAAATAATGGAGGAGGATTTTGGGTAAAACCTGCAACTAGCCAAACCTATATTGTAACACAGGATGTTTGTGGCTTAATTAAAAAAGATACCATACAAGTACAAATAAAACCACCCTATAACGGTCCGCCCATTGGTTTAACAGCAAACAGCCCAACGGCTTGTTCTAATACAACTCTAACATTAAACATACAAAATAACCCCCCGGTATTAAACAGCTATAATTGGTTGCCATTAGGTGTGTATACCCAAACAAACAATTTTGTTGCAAATGCAGTGATAGCACAAAGCACAACATTCACTTTAAACATCAATAATTTGGGGCAAGATACTTTTTGTCCCTTTCAACGTACAGCAAGCGTAAGTGTTTCCGTTCCTGTGTTTACAGATTCCCCAACATTAATTTCAAACTTCAATCCCGTTTGTCCGGGTGATACCATTGTACTTTCGTATTTAAATTCTGCGCCTGGTAATACCGTAACATATCAATGGTTACCTGCTTCTGCCTATTCTTCAACAACAAATCTTTCCGCAAAAAGCATTACGCAAATGGGAGATACTTATTCTTTAAATATAATGAGCAGTGGTAATGCAAGTATTTGTGCCTTTACTCGTTCCCTAAGTATTTCCATTAGTGTTGCGGATACTTGTTTTAAAGAACTGATTATTCCCAATATTTTTACGCCTAATAATGATAATAGTAATGATGTGTGGAGTATTTATTTCCCGAGTGGAAGTGCCCTCAATTTTGTGGAAGTGTATGACCGTTGGGGCACCTTAATTTTTAAACGTGAAAATTTAAATTTTAAAAAACAAGGGTACACTAATATACATTGGGATGGCAGAAACAGCAGTGGTGAAGAAATGAGTTCCGGTGTTTATTTTTATGTGCTGAGTTATCAAAACCGTAACGGAGAACAATTAGTTAAAAAAGGGAATATTACTTTGATTCGATGA
- a CDS encoding efflux RND transporter periplasmic adaptor subunit, which translates to MKSFKGWLIFVLVLGLLVGLKWLFLGNDNDLKNSGPKGKGVSAIVANYQVAKTDSLVMDIFTTGKLEAFNQVIIHSEASGKITWITDKEGKLVQKGERIAKINDSELQAQLIKLKALLKLAEEKAQRNDKLLLIKGVSQEECDIQKSEVEVIKADVQLINAQIAKTEIIAPFGGVLGLKNLSEGAVVNTNDIIAELVQESPMYIEFSIPEKYVTQINEGMKVSFNIESDNNLLYAELYAIDSKIDEATRSVKVRAKYSGKNNLVSGAFVKIKLDLKQIENAIMVPTSCIIPVFKGQKVFISKNGLAQEVKVITGLRKSEFIQIVSGIHAGDTVLTSGLMSIKNGMPVKLVE; encoded by the coding sequence ATGAAAAGTTTTAAAGGTTGGTTAATTTTTGTTCTGGTATTAGGTCTTTTAGTAGGTCTGAAATGGCTTTTTTTAGGCAATGACAATGATCTGAAAAATTCCGGACCTAAAGGGAAAGGTGTTTCCGCAATTGTAGCTAATTATCAAGTGGCTAAAACCGATAGTTTAGTGATGGATATTTTCACCACCGGTAAATTAGAAGCTTTTAACCAGGTTATCATACATAGTGAGGCGTCGGGAAAAATTACCTGGATTACCGATAAAGAGGGAAAGCTAGTTCAGAAAGGCGAACGAATTGCAAAAATAAATGATAGTGAATTGCAGGCGCAATTAATTAAGTTAAAAGCCTTATTAAAATTGGCTGAAGAAAAGGCGCAACGAAATGATAAATTACTATTGATTAAAGGTGTGAGTCAGGAAGAATGTGATATTCAAAAAAGTGAAGTGGAAGTGATTAAAGCAGATGTACAGTTAATCAATGCTCAAATTGCAAAAACAGAAATAATTGCTCCGTTCGGTGGGGTTTTGGGTTTAAAAAATCTTTCTGAAGGTGCGGTTGTAAATACAAATGATATTATTGCTGAATTAGTGCAGGAAAGTCCAATGTATATTGAATTTTCAATTCCCGAGAAATATGTTACACAAATTAACGAAGGCATGAAAGTTTCTTTTAATATTGAGTCTGATAATAATTTATTATATGCTGAATTGTATGCCATTGATTCTAAAATTGATGAAGCTACACGAAGTGTGAAGGTGAGAGCAAAGTATTCTGGTAAAAATAATTTGGTAAGTGGCGCTTTTGTTAAAATAAAACTTGATCTCAAACAAATTGAAAATGCCATAATGGTGCCTACATCTTGTATTATACCGGTATTTAAAGGTCAGAAAGTATTTATTAGTAAAAACGGACTTGCTCAAGAGGTGAAAGTAATCACCGGGTTAAGAAAATCAGAATTCATTCAGATAGTTTCCGGAATTCATGCCGGCGATACTGTTTTAACTTCCGGATTAATGTCTATAAAAAATGGAATGCCGGTTAAACTAGTTGAATAA
- a CDS encoding glycosyltransferase family 4 protein, with the protein MKIALITDGIWPYVMGGMQKHSYYLCKYLAKQKIQVTLFHFNQSNLDIQKLDCFTAEEKKYIHSIIVDFPNKDNLPGHYIRNSKKHAALVFDAMKNSILEYDFIYTKGFTGWKLIELKSQGKIKCAPIGVKFHGYEMFQKMPGPKAYLDSLLLLRKPVKYISRHADVVFSYGAQITEIIKSIGVKESHIIEIPSGVEEEIVSEKIIPSTNKVKFTYLGRYERRKGIEELNKAIQGLDFTNYEFHFIGPIPENKRLKLPQVFYHGEIRDKNELKQLLLNFHVLVCPSWSEGFPNVILEGMASGLSILATDVGANRLLVNDETGFLIKKPNVKILQKELKEIADLDNYTLDVKRNNALRLIKQKFTWEKISLQLLNEIKACIKK; encoded by the coding sequence ATGAAAATTGCACTCATAACGGATGGTATTTGGCCTTATGTAATGGGAGGGATGCAAAAACATTCCTATTATCTGTGCAAATATTTAGCGAAACAAAAAATTCAGGTTACTCTTTTTCATTTTAATCAAAGCAATTTGGATATTCAAAAGCTGGATTGTTTTACTGCCGAAGAAAAAAAATACATCCACAGCATTATTGTTGATTTTCCAAATAAAGATAATTTACCCGGACATTATATTCGAAATTCAAAAAAACATGCTGCGCTTGTTTTTGACGCAATGAAAAATTCCATTTTAGAATACGATTTTATTTATACCAAAGGATTTACCGGTTGGAAACTTATTGAATTGAAATCACAGGGTAAAATAAAATGTGCTCCCATTGGCGTTAAATTTCATGGTTATGAAATGTTTCAGAAAATGCCCGGACCAAAAGCTTATTTAGATAGCTTATTGTTATTGAGAAAACCGGTTAAGTATATTTCTCGCCATGCGGATGTTGTTTTTTCCTACGGCGCTCAAATTACAGAAATAATAAAATCAATTGGGGTGAAAGAATCTCATATAATTGAAATTCCTTCAGGTGTAGAAGAGGAAATTGTTTCCGAAAAAATAATTCCCTCAACAAACAAAGTTAAATTCACTTATTTAGGGCGATATGAAAGAAGAAAGGGTATTGAAGAATTGAATAAAGCCATTCAAGGTTTGGATTTCACGAATTACGAATTTCATTTTATAGGCCCTATACCTGAAAATAAGCGATTAAAATTGCCTCAGGTTTTTTATCACGGCGAAATCAGAGATAAAAATGAATTAAAGCAGCTTTTGCTCAATTTTCATGTTTTAGTTTGTCCGAGCTGGAGTGAAGGTTTTCCAAATGTTATATTAGAAGGGATGGCTTCCGGTTTGAGTATTTTAGCAACCGATGTGGGTGCCAATCGTTTGTTGGTGAATGATGAAACCGGATTTTTGATTAAAAAGCCGAATGTCAAAATTCTTCAAAAAGAATTAAAGGAAATTGCCGATTTAGATAATTATACTTTGGACGTGAAGCGGAACAATGCTTTACGATTAATTAAACAGAAATTCACCTGGGAAAAAATAAGCCTACAGTTGTTAAATGAAATTAAAGCATGCATAAAAAAGTAG
- a CDS encoding T9SS type A sorting domain-containing protein, translating into MSNSVVANLCPYLEGGVVTQARAFYNIIFDGFYKFNDNCNQNIGGKITKSELPIKEEKKIQVLLKTALFPNPNNGNFVISLNEKVKSKMETVFIYDVAGKLVYEDKLDTEALDNMEVRTTLANGSYLVKIKLQDGSFDLHRLLITK; encoded by the coding sequence ATGAGTAATTCAGTAGTTGCCAATTTATGTCCATATCTCGAAGGAGGTGTTGTTACACAGGCCCGTGCATTTTACAATATTATATTTGATGGTTTTTATAAGTTTAATGATAATTGTAATCAGAACATCGGTGGCAAAATTACTAAATCTGAATTACCGATAAAAGAAGAAAAAAAAATACAGGTACTGTTAAAAACCGCTTTATTTCCAAACCCTAATAACGGGAATTTCGTCATAAGCTTAAACGAAAAAGTGAAAAGCAAAATGGAAACTGTATTTATTTATGATGTTGCAGGGAAACTGGTATATGAAGATAAATTAGATACTGAAGCTTTGGATAATATGGAAGTAAGAACCACATTAGCCAATGGCAGCTATCTTGTAAAAATCAAGTTACAAGATGGAAGTTTTGATTTACACCGCTTATTAATTACTAAATAA
- a CDS encoding efflux RND transporter permease subunit, producing MNLAELSVRKPVLSIVMSVVIVLFGLIGYKFLGVREYPSIDPPTINVRTNYTGASADVIQSRITEPLEKVINGIEGVRTITGASNQGSSIITVEFDLGVDMETAANDVRDKVSQALRQLPQDLDNPPVVSKSDANASAIISMTFLSNKKSLLELSDYAENVIVPGLQTIQGVSQVQIWGQRRFTMRLRIDPKKLIAYQVTPLDIKAVLEKENVDLPAGKIEGDNTELTVNTIGKITSVEEFEKLIIKQEGTGVVRMEDVARVEAGAENEETILKESGIPMVGLALVPQPGANYLDISNEFYKRYEKLRAELPKDFELNIALDNTRFIRKSITEVKETLFIAIILVILIIYLFFRDWIIAIRPLIDIPVSLIGAFFIMYLLDYSINVLTLLAIVLATGLVVDDGIVVTENIYKKIEKGLKPKQAAIEGTREIYFAVISTSLTLVAVFMPVIFLEGFVGRLFREFGVVLAGSVLISAFVSLTLTPMLNAKLVRKDVHKRSRFYLWSEPFFRNMELAFKNSVTSFLERKYQAVIILIIASFSIFYFGSQLKSELAPLEDRNWIRLSYTGPEGATFENTDRVMDRIAKFITDSIAEKNVCLCVTAPGFAGSGAVNTGFVRLSLSEAGDRKRSQQQIADYMNKHLNLFPEGKVFVIQEQSISSGGGPRGSLPVQFVIQNNDFEKIKEHLPKFLEEVSANPVFQGFDVNLKFNKPELVIEIDREKAKSLQVSIADIAQTIQLAMSGQRFSYYTNGDKQYSVVGQVDREDRDDPSDLTNLSVRNKNGLMISLDNLTTIREISSPPQLYHYNRYQSATISAGLAPGKTIGDGIKEMNLIAKKVLDDSFATDLTGSSRDFAESSSNILFAFLLALFLIYLLLSAQFESFLQPLVIMLTVPTALAGAVFSLWYFNQTLNIFSQIGMIMLIGLVTKNGILIVEFTNQLRKKGMKVHEAVVEASVSRFRPILMTSFATVLGALPIAIAWGAGAKSRMGMGIVVIGGVLLSMMLTLYVIPAFYSIISKNSKHEDLD from the coding sequence ATGAATCTGGCAGAATTGAGCGTACGAAAACCTGTTCTATCGATTGTGATGTCGGTAGTAATCGTTTTGTTTGGCTTAATTGGCTACAAATTCCTGGGTGTTCGCGAATATCCCTCTATCGATCCTCCCACTATTAATGTTCGTACTAATTATACGGGAGCAAGTGCTGATGTTATTCAATCCAGAATCACCGAGCCTTTGGAAAAAGTGATTAATGGTATTGAAGGTGTACGTACCATAACCGGTGCAAGTAATCAGGGTTCAAGCATCATCACAGTTGAATTTGATTTGGGTGTAGATATGGAAACAGCGGCAAATGATGTGCGTGATAAAGTTTCACAAGCATTAAGACAGTTGCCCCAAGATTTGGATAATCCTCCCGTGGTATCTAAATCAGATGCTAACGCCAGTGCAATAATCTCCATGACATTTCTAAGTAATAAAAAATCATTGTTGGAGCTGAGTGATTACGCCGAAAATGTAATAGTGCCTGGCTTACAAACTATTCAAGGTGTAAGTCAAGTTCAGATTTGGGGGCAAAGACGATTTACGATGCGATTAAGAATTGATCCCAAAAAACTAATTGCATATCAGGTAACTCCTTTGGATATCAAAGCTGTGTTAGAAAAAGAAAATGTGGATTTGCCTGCCGGTAAAATTGAGGGAGATAATACAGAGCTTACAGTGAATACTATTGGAAAAATTACTAGTGTTGAAGAATTTGAAAAACTGATTATTAAACAAGAGGGAACGGGCGTGGTGCGCATGGAGGATGTGGCCCGAGTAGAAGCAGGCGCCGAAAACGAAGAAACAATTTTAAAGGAGTCGGGTATACCAATGGTGGGATTAGCCCTCGTTCCTCAGCCCGGCGCCAATTATTTAGATATTTCTAATGAATTTTATAAACGTTACGAAAAATTAAGGGCTGAACTCCCCAAAGATTTTGAATTGAATATTGCCTTGGATAATACACGCTTTATTCGCAAATCAATTACAGAGGTTAAAGAGACTTTATTCATCGCTATCATTCTGGTTATTTTAATTATCTATCTTTTTTTTCGCGATTGGATTATTGCAATACGTCCTTTAATAGACATTCCGGTTTCCTTAATTGGAGCGTTTTTTATTATGTATCTTCTCGATTATTCAATCAATGTACTTACCCTGTTGGCTATTGTATTGGCTACAGGTTTAGTGGTGGATGATGGTATTGTAGTAACCGAAAATATTTATAAGAAAATTGAAAAAGGTTTAAAGCCAAAACAAGCAGCTATTGAAGGAACTCGTGAAATATATTTTGCTGTTATTTCTACCTCATTAACTTTAGTGGCCGTATTTATGCCGGTTATTTTTCTGGAGGGATTTGTTGGTCGTTTATTTCGTGAATTTGGCGTTGTTTTGGCCGGCTCCGTATTAATTTCTGCTTTTGTGTCTTTAACGTTAACACCTATGCTTAACGCTAAACTGGTAAGAAAAGATGTACATAAGCGAAGCAGATTCTACCTGTGGTCTGAACCATTTTTCCGTAATATGGAACTTGCTTTTAAAAATTCGGTGACTTCATTTCTCGAAAGAAAATATCAGGCAGTAATAATTTTAATAATAGCTTCTTTTTCAATTTTTTATTTTGGCTCGCAATTAAAAAGTGAATTGGCTCCGTTGGAAGACCGAAATTGGATTAGATTGAGTTATACAGGCCCGGAAGGAGCCACTTTTGAAAATACCGATCGAGTTATGGATCGAATAGCTAAATTCATTACAGATTCTATTGCCGAAAAAAATGTTTGTCTTTGTGTTACGGCTCCGGGTTTTGCAGGTTCCGGCGCTGTTAATACCGGATTTGTTCGTCTATCCTTAAGCGAAGCCGGCGATAGAAAACGATCGCAACAGCAAATTGCAGATTATATGAATAAACATTTGAATCTTTTTCCGGAAGGAAAAGTATTTGTTATTCAGGAACAATCAATCTCATCAGGTGGTGGTCCGCGGGGTTCTTTGCCTGTTCAATTTGTTATTCAAAATAATGATTTTGAAAAAATAAAAGAACACTTACCTAAGTTTTTAGAAGAGGTTTCTGCTAATCCCGTGTTTCAGGGCTTTGATGTAAACTTAAAATTTAATAAACCTGAATTAGTCATTGAAATTGATAGAGAAAAGGCTAAATCACTGCAAGTTTCAATTGCTGATATTGCACAAACTATTCAGTTAGCAATGAGCGGGCAAAGATTTAGTTACTACACCAATGGTGATAAACAATACAGTGTTGTGGGTCAGGTAGATCGGGAAGACCGTGATGACCCATCCGACTTAACAAACTTGAGTGTAAGAAATAAAAATGGTTTAATGATTTCTTTGGATAACTTAACAACCATTCGCGAGATTAGTAGTCCACCACAACTTTATCATTATAATCGTTATCAGTCGGCAACCATTTCTGCGGGATTGGCGCCCGGTAAAACGATTGGTGATGGTATAAAAGAAATGAATCTTATTGCAAAGAAAGTGCTGGATGATAGTTTTGCAACAGATTTAACCGGTTCATCGCGTGATTTCGCCGAAAGTTCTTCTAATATTTTATTTGCTTTTTTGCTGGCTTTGTTTTTAATTTATCTTCTTCTGTCAGCACAATTCGAAAGTTTTTTGCAACCCCTTGTTATCATGCTTACCGTTCCAACTGCCTTAGCGGGTGCCGTTTTTTCTTTGTGGTATTTTAATCAAACATTAAATATTTTCAGTCAGATAGGCATGATCATGTTAATTGGTTTAGTAACCAAAAATGGAATATTAATTGTTGAATTTACAAATCAACTTCGCAAAAAAGGAATGAAAGTGCATGAGGCGGTTGTTGAAGCATCTGTTTCGCGTTTTCGTCCGATATTAATGACCAGCTTTGCTACGGTATTAGGCGCCCTGCCAATTGCTATTGCCTGGGGCGCCGGTGCGAAAAGCAGAATGGGTATGGGTATAGTTGTAATAGGTGGGGTTTTATTATCGATGATGCTAACGCTATATGTAATCCCAGCATTTTATAGTATTATTTCAAAAAATTCAAAGCATGAAGATTTGGATTAA